One Xylocopa sonorina isolate GNS202 chromosome 18, iyXylSono1_principal, whole genome shotgun sequence DNA segment encodes these proteins:
- the Hdac1 gene encoding histone deacetylase 1, with the protein MSTLPHSKKRVCYYYDSDIGNYYYGQGHPMKPHRIRMTHNLLLNYGLYRKMEIYRPHKATADEMTKFHSDDYIRFLRSIRPDNMSEYNKQMQRFNVGEDCPVFDGLYEFCQLSAGGSVAAAVKLNKQASEICINWGGGLHHAKKSEASGFCYVNDIVLGILELLKYHQRVLYIDIDVHHGDGVEEAFYTTDRVMTVSFHKYGEYFPGTGDLRDIGAGKGKYYAVNIPLRDGMDDESYESIFVPIISKVMETFQPSAVVLQCGADSLTGDRLGCFNLTVRGHGKCVEFVKKYNLPFLMVGGGGYTIRNVSRCWTYETSVALGSEIANELPYNDYFEYFGPDFKLHISPSNMANQNTPEYLEKIKTRLFENLRMLPHAPGVQVQPIPEDGAIIEDSEAEEKVNPDERLPQRDLDKRIQHENEYSDSEEEGEGGRRDNRSFKGSRKRPRLEKGQEGLEADLKKEEDIKSEPKENEKDEKSNVTNEETKKESGANP; encoded by the exons ATGTCGACATTACCACACAGTAAAAAACGTGTCTGCTACTACTATGATA GTGATATAGGAAATTACTACTATGGACAAGGACATCCTATGAAGCCACATCGTATAAGGATGACACATAATTTACTTCTTAATTATGGCCTTTACAGAAAAATGGAAATATAT CGTCCACATAAAGCTACCGCAGATGAAATGACAAAATTTCACAGTGATGACTATATTAGGTTTCTAAGGTCTATAAGACCTGATAATATGTCAGAGTATAATAAACAAATGCAACGAT TTAATGTTGGAGAAGATTGTCCCGTTTTCGATGGTCTCTATGAATTTTGTCAATTATCAGCTGGAGGTTCAGTAGCTGCTGCTGTGAAACTCAACAAACAAGCCTCAGAAATTTGTATAAATTGGGGCGGTGGTCTACATCATGCAAAAAAAAGTGAAGCTTCTGGTTTTTGCTATGTAAATGATATTGTACTAGGAATATTGGAACTGCTCAAGTATCATCAAAGAGTTTTATATATTGATATCGATGTTCATCATGGCGATGGTGTAGAAGAAGCTTTTTATACTACTGATAGAGTTATGACAGTTTCTTTCCATAAATATGGTGAATATTTTCCTGGTACTGGTGATCTACGTGATATTGGTGCAGGAAAG GGAAAATACTATGCAGTTAACATACCACTAAGGGATGGTATGGATGATGAAAGTTATGAGTCAATATTTGTACCTATTATTTCAAAAGTGATGGAAACTTTCCAGCCTTCCGCCGTGGTTCTTCAATGTGGTGCAGATTCACTGACTG GGGACAGATTAGGTTGCTTCAATTTAACAGTCAGAGGTCATGGTAAATGTGTTGAATTtgtaaaaaaatataatttgcCTTTCTTAATGGTTGGTGGAGGTGGGTACACAATTAGAAATGTATCGAGATGTTGGACATACGAAACATCGGTAGCTCTTGGCTCTGAAATTGCAAATGAGTTACCTTACAATGACTATTTTGAATATTTCGGACCTGATTTCAAGTTGCACATTAGTCCTTCAAACATGGCAAATCAAAATACTCCTGAATACCTTGAGAAAATTAA GACCAGATTATTTGAAAACTTAAGAATGTTACCTCATGCACCGGGAGTTCAGGTTCAACCGATTCCAGAAGATGGTGCAATTATCGAAGATTCAGAGGCTGAAGAAAAAGTAAATCCTGACGAAAGATTGCCGCAGCGCGATTTGGACAAAAGAATACAGCATGAAAACGAATACAGTGATAGTGAGGAAGAAGGAGAAGGTGGCAGAAGAGATAACAGATCGTTTAAG GGTTCCAGAAAACGACCTCGTCTAGAAAAGGGACAAGAAGGCTTAGAAGCTGATCTGAAGAAAGAAGAGGACATAAAATCAGAACCAAAAG AAAACGAAAAAGATGAAAAATCGAATGTTACGAATGAGGAAACAAAGAAAGAGAGTGGGGCGAATCCCTGA